A region from the Triticum aestivum cultivar Chinese Spring chromosome 3D, IWGSC CS RefSeq v2.1, whole genome shotgun sequence genome encodes:
- the LOC123079740 gene encoding probable protein phosphatase 2C 9 produces MAAICCQEAKSPPATAATVATVSASAAAAAVASSVMDRRRRRLELKRFRLASDLEQSAAEYAGARKRPRIPRTVSGPCPDAASASENMDRCPRYGFSSVCGRRREMEDAVSIRPGFLPGSGKSHFFGVFDGHGCSHVATTCQELMHEAVAEEHEKAGSGEGPVWKEVMERSFARLDERAANWATTRSSEEPACRCEQKMPSRCDHVGSTAVVAVVSPIQIVVANAGDSRAVLSRAGVPVALSVDHKPDRPDELERIQAAGGRVIYWDGARVLGVLAMSRAIGDGYLKPFVTAEPEVTVTERSDADECLILASDGLWDVVTNEMACDVARACFRSNGRPEPATAQAQASGEAKASEGVSKAESDRACSDAAMLLAKLALARGSSDNVSVVVVDLRRGS; encoded by the exons ATGGCCGCGATCTGCTGCCAGGAAGCCAAGTCGCCGCCGGCTACCGCCGCCACGGTGGCCACGGTCTCGGCATCGGCGGCCGCCGCGGCCGTTGCCTCTTCGGTGATGGACAGGCGGCGCCGCAGGCTGGAGCTGAAGCGCTTCCGCCTCGCGAGCGACCTCGAGCAGTCGGCCGCGGAGTACGCCGGCGCCCGCAAGCGGCCCAGGATACCGCGCACGGTGTCTGGCCCGTGCCCCGACGCTGCCTCGGCTTCCGAGAACATGGATCGTTGCCCGAGGTACGGGTTTTCCTCGGTGTGCGGCCGTCGTCGCGAGATGGAGGACGCCGTCTCCATCAGGCCGGGTTTCTTGCCCGGCTCCGGCAAGTCCCACTTCTTCGGCGTCTTCGATGGCCACGGCTGCTCACAC GTGGCGACGACGTGCCAGGAGCTGATGCATGAGGCGGTGGCGGAGGAGCACGAGaaggcgggctccggcgaggggcctGTGTGGAAGGAGGTGATGGAGAGGAGCTTCGCGCGGCTGGACGAACGGGCCGCGAACTGGGCGACCACCCGCAGCAGCGAGGAGCCCGCCTGCCGTTGCGAGCAGAAGATGCCCTCGCGGTGCGACCACGTGGGATCCACCGCCGTCGTGGCCGTCGTCAGCCCGATCCAGATCGTCGTGGCCAACGCCGGCGACTCCCGTGCCGTCCTTTCCCGCGCTGGCGTCCCCGTTGCCCTCTCCGTTGACCACAAG CCTGATCGGCCGGACGAGCTGGAGCGCATCCAGGCGGCGGGCGGGCGCGTCATCTACTGGGACGGCGCCCGGGTGCTCGGCGTCCTCGCCATGTCCCGAGCCATAG GGGATGGCTACCTGAAGCCGTTCGTGACGGCGGAGCCGGAGGTGACCGTGACGGAGCGCAGCGACGCCGACGAGTGCCTGATCCTGGCCAGCGACGGGCTGTGGGACGTGGTGACCAACGAGATGGCGTGCGACGTGGCCAGGGCGTGCTTCCGGAGCAACGGCCGTCCAGAGCCGGCCACAGCTCAGGCGCAGGCGAGCGGCGAGGCCAAGGCGAGCGAGGGGGTGAGCAAGGCGGAGTCCGACCGGGCGTGCTCCGACGCGGCCATGCTGCTGGCGAAGCTGGCGCTGGCGCGGGGGAGCTCCGACAACGTGAGCGTCGTGGTCGTGGATCTGCGCCGGGGATCGTGA